In the Malus domestica chromosome 16, GDT2T_hap1 genome, one interval contains:
- the LOC103403791 gene encoding acyl carrier protein 1, chloroplastic-like isoform X1 — protein sequence MASLAQASAALSTSFKPALQAPGSRSSGLKSVSFSVTGKHFPSLSSRPGRLQISCAAKPDTITKVCSIVKKQLALAEDVDVSAGSKFSELGADSLDTVEIVMGLEEAFGITVEEENAQTIATVQDAADLIEDLVAKSA from the exons ATGGCTTCCCTCGCCCAAGCTTCTGCTGCCCTTTCCACCTCCTTCAAGCCCGCTTTG CAGGCACCTGGCAGCAGGAGCTCTGGTTTGAAATCAGTTTCCTTTTCCGTCACTGGAAAGCACTTTCCATCTCTCAGTTCCCGACCTGGGCGCCTCCAAATTTCTTGTGCG GCCAAACCGGACACTATCACCAAAGTGTGTAGCATAGTGAAGAAGCAGCTGGCTTTAGCTGAAGACGTGGATGTGTCTGCTGGCTCAAAGTTTTCAGAACTTGGTGCTGATTCTCTTGACACG GTTGAGATTGTGATGGGACTTGAGGAGGCATTTGGCATCACCGTGGAGGAAGAAAATGCCCAGACCATCGCCACTGTTCAAGATGCAGCTGATCTGATTGAGGATCTCGTTGCGAAGAGTGCTTAA
- the LOC103403873 gene encoding classical arabinogalactan protein 26-like, producing the protein MASFWLNIALITALIVSPLLTFNSKASSISASPAFFTNSPPSSNLQGLPPEIAPLLPSPGPEVPTTPTDSSIPTIPSNPSPPNPDELPYSALSPFGSLPASSAASANLFWTLKLAAFASSAACVLLHAVS; encoded by the coding sequence ATGGCCTCTTTTTGGTTAAATATAGCCCTCATTACGGCTCTCATTGTCTCACCTCTCCTTACCTTTAATTCAAAAGCCTCAAGCATCTCAGCTTCACCAGCATTCTTCACCAACTCCCCTCCATCTTCTAATCTGCAAGGACTGCCTCCAGAAATAGCTCCACTTTTGCCATCTCCAGGTCCGGAGGTGCCTACCACTCCAACTGATTCCTCCATACCCACCATTCCCTCCAACCCGAGCCCTCCGAATCCCGACGAACTGCCTTACTCTGCACTTTCGCCATTTGGGTCACTGCCAGCTTCTTCAGCAGCATCTGCCAACTTATTTTGGACTTTGAAGTTGGCTGCTTTTGCAAGTTCAGCTGCATGTGTATTGCTTCATGCAGTTTCATAG
- the LOC103403791 gene encoding acyl carrier protein 1, chloroplastic-like isoform X2, protein MASLAQASAALSTSFKPALAPGSRSSGLKSVSFSVTGKHFPSLSSRPGRLQISCAAKPDTITKVCSIVKKQLALAEDVDVSAGSKFSELGADSLDTVEIVMGLEEAFGITVEEENAQTIATVQDAADLIEDLVAKSA, encoded by the exons ATGGCTTCCCTCGCCCAAGCTTCTGCTGCCCTTTCCACCTCCTTCAAGCCCGCTTTG GCACCTGGCAGCAGGAGCTCTGGTTTGAAATCAGTTTCCTTTTCCGTCACTGGAAAGCACTTTCCATCTCTCAGTTCCCGACCTGGGCGCCTCCAAATTTCTTGTGCG GCCAAACCGGACACTATCACCAAAGTGTGTAGCATAGTGAAGAAGCAGCTGGCTTTAGCTGAAGACGTGGATGTGTCTGCTGGCTCAAAGTTTTCAGAACTTGGTGCTGATTCTCTTGACACG GTTGAGATTGTGATGGGACTTGAGGAGGCATTTGGCATCACCGTGGAGGAAGAAAATGCCCAGACCATCGCCACTGTTCAAGATGCAGCTGATCTGATTGAGGATCTCGTTGCGAAGAGTGCTTAA
- the LOC103403793 gene encoding serine/threonine-protein kinase RUNKEL-like, with translation MNQYHVYEAIGRGKCSTVYKGRKKKTIEYFAIKSVEKSQKSKLLQEVKILHTLDHQNILKFYWWYETSAHLWLVLEYCVGGNLMTLLNQDKQLPEESIHDLGSDLVRALLFLHSRGIIYCDLKPSNILLDENGRTKLCDFGLARKLSDISQIPSSSLPQAKRGTPCYMAPELFEEGGVHSYASDLWALGCVLYECYAGRPPFVGREFTLLVKSIISDPTPPLPGTPSRPFVNLINSLLIKDPAERIQWLELCGHAFWRTKLTAVPLPPQPAFDNMLEQYAKPCLSERNGDKSSQIRTPKCRQNDVKGTFKQDENSILGAKGHETPVKGTPGGRRTQAKVSGRGVDENQKRPSCATRGVNLLRLSRIAKQNLQRENEKENYRRPVSTDTENDSEVKIENTDMELDFNENAEEDTQDESDGSDIQGCTPDNKFSSQHQGKMEEMENNLNHSHALPVVSTPASDESRVHNQEPSPQNIEMATIPPSASPQIKNQRFKEGSGLAVDYDSSKSPNNLSQVLWHPSDLSVRPVMPTRKSDKNSEVIPSLPFEALQASDFVKISKEQLDALSSKIIAIFNGNSSIGEKQNVIRYLEMLSNNADAANILTNGPIMLLLVKMLRLSKALALRVQLASLVGLLIRHSTFIQDELADSGILGSLADGLRDKQEKVRRFSMAALGELLFYISTQIDHADNNPIESPSKESRSTSGWQVSNALLSLVSSILRKGEDDLTQLYALRTIENICSQAGPWAARLTSQDMINNLCYLYRAAGKQESMRLTAGSCLVRLVRFNPPSIQPVIEKLSLKEIASALVKGSLREQQISLNLLNMAMLGSHMLTNVGRYLLPLMEDKNLVPSLVSLIDQGSEVLKGKALVFVALLCKSSRRWLPHFFCHAKLLSVVDRLVKEKDHYVQQCLETSLCVMASTIPSLLDTITGDIQKMMGGRRHGYQSPLNGRAAPKTNIYMFPVVLHLLRSLSFKRKVVSEQVLQQLANLMKLVETPFQGRDDFQITLLRILESVSEESHVILESPDVFIHEVLPSLAVLYKGNKDGDARFLCLKILFDVMVIFLNEQSEDQQRSNELESISNKNFLPLFPSLIEDEDPIPLYAQKLLVMLIELNYIKIADILDLKIVSQCFEFLLGDLSSANVNNVMLCLALTSAPEMETKLLSQLKVVRKTGNLLEFVYAKDMEDFLEPTLGLCRAFLLRSVSGRKGFIYSKEPALLGDASSEASGADQQQGIRDIMDFGSNVGVLLELSRSHGVNVADLASECVVLLLKAAPREATAGLLTNLPKITAVLESWRRGTSHLLVQRVLHALGYSCRQYLLHAMILSISIPEISRIEGIVSELKGSGVPVLATAAFHVAVELQRLPRCL, from the exons ATGAACCAGTACCACGTCTACGAAGCCATTGGCCGCGGAAAATGCTCG ACTGTGTACAAAGGGAGGAAAAAGAAGACCATCGAATACTTCGCGATTAAGAGCGTCGAGAAATCGCAGAAGAGCAAGCTTCTGCAAGAA GTGAAGATTCTTCACACTCTAGATCATCAAAATATCCTCAAGTTTTACTGGTG GTATGAAACTTCTGCTCACTTGTGGTTGGTTTTGGAGTATTGCGTTGGGGGCAATTTGATGACACTATTAAACCAG GATAAGCAGCTACCCGAAGAGTCAATTCATGACCTCGGGAGTGACCTTGTTAGAGCTTTGCT GTTTTTACACTCAAGGGGAATCATATACTGTGACTTGAAACCATCAAATATCCTATTGGATGAGAATGGCCGTACAAAG CTATGTGATTTTGGATTGGCGAGAAAATTGAGTGACATATCACAAATCCCTTCTTCTTCT TTGCCGCAAGCAAAACGCGGAACACCTTGTTATATGGCTCCTGAGCTGTTTGAAGAAGGGGGTGTTCATTCGTATGCATCTGACTTATGGGCCCTTGGTTGTGTACTGTATGAGTGCTATGCTGGGAGGCCTCCTTTTGTTGGTAGGGAGTTTACTCTGCTGGTAAAATCCATTATCTCAGATCCAACACCGCCTCTACCTGGCACTCCTAGCCGTCCTTTTGTCAATCTCATAAATTCTTTACTCATAAAGGATCCGGCAGAAAGAATACAGTGGCTTGAACTTTGTGGTCATGCTTTCTGGAGGACTAAGTTAACTGCAGTGCCTCTGCCTCCTCAGCCTGCTTTTGATAATATGCTAGAGCAATATGCTAAGCCATGTCTGTCAGAGCGCAATGGGGATAAATCTTCCCAAATCAGAACTCCTAAATGTCGCCAAAATGATGTTAAAGGAACTTTTAAGCAGGATGAGAATTCTATTTTAGGAGCAAAAGGTCATGAGACTCCAGTAAAGGGGACACCTGGGGGCCGCAGAACTCAAGCAAAGGTTTCTGGCAGAGGGGTTGATGAAAACCAAAAGCGTCCTTCTTGTGCCACTAGGGGTGTGAATCTTTTGAGGCTCTCAAGAATCGCAAAACAGAACCTGCAGAgggaaaatgagaaggaaaacTACCGCAGGCCGGTGTCTACTGATACTGAGAATGATTCTGAAGTCAAAATTGAGAACACGGATATGGAACTTGACTTTAATGAGAACGCGGAAGAAGACACACAGGATGAATCTGATGGGTCTGATATCCAAGGTTGTACACCTGATAACAAATTTTCAAGTCAGCACCAGGGTAAAATGGAAGAAATGGAAAACAACTTGAACCATTCACATGCCCTGCCTGTGGTTAGTACACCTGCCTCAGATGAATCCAGAGTTCATAATCAGGAACCATCTCCCCAGAATATTGAAATGGCTACAATTCCACCCAGTGCCAGTCCTCAAATTAAAAATCAGAGATTTAAAGAAGGTTCAGGATTGGCAGTTGACTATGATTCTTCAAAATCTCCGAATAACCTTTCACAAGTTCTTTGGCATCCATCAGATCTCTCAGTCAGACCCGTGATGCCCACCAGAAAATCTGATAAAAACTCGGAGGTAATTCCTTCTCTTCCCTTTGAGGCACTGCAAGCCTCTGACTTTGTGAAGATCTCTAAAGAGCAGTTGGATGCACTCAGTAGTAAGATTATAGCCATTTTTAATGGGAACAGTAGCATTGGTGAGAAGCAAAATGTAATTAGATACCTTGAGATGTTAAGCAATAATGCCGATGCTGCAAATATCTTGACCAATGGACCTATCATGCTTCTGCTGGTTAAAATGCTCCGGCTGTCCAAGGCTTTGGCTTTACGTGTCCAACTTGCTTCACTGGTTGGTTTGTTGATTCGACATTCTACTTTTATTCAAGATGAATTGGCAGATTCGGGAATTTTGGGTTCACTTGCTGATGGCCTTAGAGACAAGCAGGAAAAGGTGAGGAGGTTTTCTATGGCTGCTTTGGGTGAGTTACTATTCTATATATCCACCCAAATTGATCATGCAGACAACAATCCAATAGAGTCTCCATCAAAGGAAAGCCGGTCCACATCTGGGTGGCAG GTGTCAAATGCATTGCTTTCTTTGGTTTCATCAATTTTACGAAAAGGAGAGGACGATCTAACTCAATTATATGCATTGAGGACGATAGAAAATATTTGCAGTCAAGCAGGGCCCTGGGCAGCTCGTTTGACTAGCCAGGACATGATTAATAACCTATGCTATTTATACAGGGCTGCTGGAAAACAGGAGAGCATGAGGCTCACAGCAGGATCATGCTTGGTCCGTCTGGTTCGTTTTAATCCACCTAGCATTCAACCAGTAATAGAGAAGCTCTCTTTAAAGGAAATAGCATCAGCACTTGTGAAGGGCAGTCTGCGTGAACAGCAAATAAGCTTAAACCTCTTAAACATGGCCATGCTTGGAAGTCATATGTTAACGAATGTTGGCAGGTATCTCCTCCCACTGATGGAGGATAAGAATCTTGTCCCAAGTTTAGTGTCTCTTATTGATCAGGGAAGTGAGGTTTTGAAGGGAAAGGCACTTGTTTTCGTTGCTCTTCTTTGTAAGAGCAGTAGGAGGTGGCTGCCGCATTTTTTTTGCCATGCCAAGTTGCTTTCTGTGGTGGACAGGCTGGTGAAAGAGAAGGACCATTATGTGCAGCAGTGTTTAGAGACATCTTTGTGTGTTATGGCGTCTACTATACCCAGTTTACTGGATACGATTACTGGAGATATTCAGAAAATGATGGGAGGCAGGCGCCATGGGTATCAATCTCCCCTTAACGGTAGAGCTGCTCCAAAGACCAATATTTATATGTTTCCTGTAGTTCTCCATCTTCTTCGGAGCTTGTCTTTTAAGCGCAAGGTGGTGAGTGAACAGGTCCTGCAGCAGTTGGCAAATCTAATGAAACTCGTGGAGACACCATTTCAG GGCAGGGATGACTTCCAGATTACCCTTCTTCGAATTCTTGAGTCTGTCTCAGAGGAGTCACATGTAATTCTTGAAAGCCCTGACGTTTTTATTCATGAAGTTCTCCCCAGTTTGGCTGTTCTTTATAAGGGTAACAAGGATGGTGATGCCAGGTTTCTGtgcttgaaaattttgtttgaCGTGATGGTAATTTTTCTGAATGAACAGTCTGAAGATCAGCAAAGGTCCAATGAACTGGAATCCATATCCAATAAGaattttcttcctcttttcccgtccttaattgaagatgaagatCCGATTCCCTTGTACGCACAAAAGCTTCTTGTGATGCTTATTGAACTTAATTACATCAAAATTGCAGACATTCTAGATCTTAAGATAGTCTCGCAATGCTTTGAGTTTTTGCTCGGTGATCTCTCAAGTGCAAATGTGAATAATGTCATGCTATGTCTGGCTCTGACATCGGCACCTGAAATGGAAACCAAGTTGCTTTCTCAACTGAAGGTAGTTCGGAAAACAGGAAACCTTCTAGAGTTTGTGTATGCAAAAGATATGGAAGATTTTCTGGAACCAACCCTTGGCTTATGCAGGGCTTTCCTTCTACGGTCAGTGAGTGGTAGAAAAGGCTTCATCTATTCAAAAGAACCTGCTCTTCTAGGTGATGCATCTTCCGAGGCAAGCGGTGCTGATCAGCAACAAGGCATTAGAGATATCATGGACTTCGGCAGCAATGTTGGCGTCTTACTAGAGTTGAGTAGATCCCACGGAGTTAATGTGGCAGATCTAGCTTCAGAATGCGTTGTCTTGTTGCTCAAGGCAGCTCCAAGGGAAGCCACTGCTGGTCTGCTAACTAATCTTCCAAAAATTACTGCAGTCCTCGAGTCTTGGCGTAGGGGCACATCTCACCTATTGGTGCAGCGGGTGCTGCATGCCCTCGGTTATTCTTGTAGGCAATATTTGTTACACGCAATGATACTGTCGATATCTATACCCGAGATCTCAAGAATTGAAGGCATTGTTTCTGAGCTTAAAGGTTCAGGTGTACCTGTTTTAGCCACTGCTGCTTTCCATGTGGCTGTGGAGTTGCAACGGCTGCCTCGCTGCCTGTAA